Proteins from a single region of Buchnera aphidicola (Cinara curvipes):
- the gltX gene encoding glutamate--tRNA ligase, protein MKIKTRFSPSPTGLLHIGGLRTALYSWLFARKNNGTFILRIEDTDIKRVNNNSIKDILYVLNYLGLFWDKEPVYQSSRLKIYKDIISSMLKNNIAYKCYCSQERLDGLRKNQILNKQKPKYDRKCRYKNSCVKKFNIPYVVRFKNPISGLVKFTDMIRGEICTSNEELDDLIIQRSNGMPTYNFCVVIDDWKMNITHIIRGEDHINNTPRQINLLNALNARIPVYAHVSMILDSQGKKLSKRNHVMSVSNYINKGFIPEAILNYVLRLGWSYKDKEIFTINEMKNLFNLQSLSKSPSIINDKKLLWLNHYHLNNLPLEKVYQYFIMYAQIKKIFLDKNIDIKGLIKDFLCHHKTLHEFALSYCYFYQDIDLSKILDIHIYCNIFNLKILKFLYKKFFLLTQWSVSNILLLIKESALKFKVCFKDIAVLIRISIAGKKDTPNISSVILYIGKNTFLSRIKNLIKYIKLQILEK, encoded by the coding sequence ATGAAAATTAAAACTAGATTTTCTCCTAGCCCAACTGGGTTGTTACATATTGGTGGTTTGCGAACAGCTTTATATTCATGGTTGTTTGCACGTAAAAATAATGGAACATTTATTTTGCGTATTGAAGATACTGATATAAAAAGAGTAAATAATAATTCTATTAAAGATATTTTGTATGTGTTAAATTATTTAGGTTTATTTTGGGATAAAGAGCCTGTTTATCAAAGTAGTCGATTAAAGATATATAAAGATATAATATCATCTATGTTAAAAAATAATATTGCATATAAATGTTATTGTTCACAAGAGCGATTAGATGGATTAAGAAAAAATCAAATTTTAAATAAACAAAAACCAAAATATGATAGAAAATGTAGATACAAAAATTCCTGTGTTAAAAAATTTAATATTCCATATGTTGTTCGATTTAAAAATCCTATTTCTGGATTAGTTAAATTTACAGATATGATTCGAGGAGAAATATGTACTTCTAATGAAGAATTAGATGATTTAATTATTCAGAGATCTAATGGTATGCCAACATACAATTTTTGTGTAGTTATTGATGATTGGAAAATGAATATAACACATATTATTAGAGGTGAGGATCATATTAACAATACTCCTAGACAAATTAATTTATTAAATGCTTTAAATGCAAGAATTCCAGTTTATGCTCATGTGTCAATGATTTTGGATTCTCAAGGAAAAAAATTATCTAAAAGAAATCATGTAATGAGTGTTAGTAATTATATTAATAAAGGCTTCATACCAGAAGCGATATTAAATTATGTTTTACGATTAGGATGGTCTTATAAAGATAAAGAGATCTTTACAATTAATGAAATGAAAAATTTATTTAATTTACAATCTCTTAGTAAGTCTCCTAGCATTATAAATGATAAAAAACTTTTATGGTTAAATCATTACCATTTAAATAATCTTCCTCTTGAAAAAGTATATCAGTATTTTATTATGTATGCTCAAATAAAAAAAATTTTTTTAGATAAAAATATTGATATAAAAGGTTTAATAAAAGATTTTTTATGTCATCATAAAACTTTACATGAATTTGCTTTATCATATTGTTATTTTTATCAAGATATTGATTTATCAAAAATACTTGATATTCATATATATTGTAATATTTTTAATCTAAAAATATTAAAATTTTTATATAAAAAATTTTTTTTATTAACTCAATGGAGTGTATCAAATATTCTTTTGTTAATAAAAGAATCTGCATTAAAATTTAAAGTATGTTTTAAAGATATAGCAGTTTTAATTAGAATTAGTATTGCAGGAAAAAAAGATACACCAAATATTTCTTCTGTAATTTTATATATTGGAAAGAATACATTTTTATCTAGAATAAAAAATTTAATAAAATATATAAAATTACAAATATTAGAGAAATAA
- a CDS encoding flagellar hook-basal body complex protein FliE, which translates to MKINHIQKKIIKFLEPIKIENKKKNKKFIKIFNNILKKPVYIKNNIQKKNNKIISNKEVNIKETELKKKQIDILIQINNKIIKTYEEIMNMPV; encoded by the coding sequence ATGAAAATAAATCATATTCAAAAAAAAATTATTAAATTTCTAGAACCTATAAAAATAGAAAATAAAAAGAAAAATAAAAAATTTATAAAAATATTCAACAATATATTAAAAAAACCAGTTTATATTAAAAATAATATACAAAAAAAAAATAATAAAATTATCTCTAATAAAGAAGTAAATATCAAAGAAACAGAACTTAAAAAAAAACAAATAGATATATTGATACAAATTAATAATAAAATAATAAAAACATATGAAGAAATAATGAACATGCCAGTTTAA